In Clostridium sp. DL-VIII, the following proteins share a genomic window:
- a CDS encoding NAD-dependent epimerase/dehydratase family protein, translating into MKNVVITGATSFIGIHIIKEYLKNDCNVIAVARPNSKNLNRLPKSNLLTIIEMDMKEIDRITEKIKIEKVDIFYHLAWNGTRLPYRNDAAIQEENYYFAISAMRAAKLLGCDTFIGAGSQAEYGKCIGKISETHSSKPTDEYGKSKLKAYKTLRKIAAKNNIKFIWARIFSVYGIYDYKETLVMSVLHKMIKNENVQLTKCEQMWDFIYVEDLARTMYLLANTSCVDGIYNMASGESRKLKEFIIDMKNTCKSQSELQFGAIPYNSETATGFEPLVDKLKQNTGWSCNVNFIDGIEKILKFINFNIEYK; encoded by the coding sequence ATGAAAAATGTAGTAATAACTGGTGCTACTAGCTTTATAGGAATACATATAATTAAAGAATATCTTAAAAATGATTGTAATGTCATAGCTGTAGCCAGACCTAATTCAAAAAACTTAAATAGATTACCTAAAAGTAATTTATTAACGATTATTGAAATGGATATGAAAGAAATAGATAGGATTACAGAGAAAATTAAAATTGAAAAAGTAGATATATTTTATCATCTAGCTTGGAATGGGACCAGATTACCATATCGAAATGATGCCGCTATTCAAGAAGAAAACTATTACTTTGCAATAAGTGCAATGAGAGCAGCTAAATTATTAGGATGCGATACATTTATAGGAGCAGGCTCCCAGGCTGAATATGGTAAATGCATAGGGAAAATTAGCGAAACTCACAGTTCAAAGCCAACAGATGAATATGGGAAATCCAAATTAAAAGCGTATAAGACTCTTAGAAAAATTGCAGCGAAAAATAATATTAAATTTATATGGGCAAGAATATTTAGTGTATATGGAATTTATGATTATAAGGAAACACTTGTTATGTCAGTATTGCATAAGATGATAAAAAATGAAAATGTACAATTAACTAAATGTGAACAAATGTGGGATTTTATTTATGTAGAAGATTTAGCGAGAACAATGTATCTGCTTGCAAATACTTCCTGCGTTGATGGAATATATAACATGGCAAGTGGTGAAAGCAGAAAGCTTAAAGAATTTATAATAGATATGAAAAATACCTGCAAATCGCAGAGTGAATTGCAATTTGGAGCAATACCGTATAACAGTGAAACAGCAACAGGGTTTGAACCACTTGTAGATAAATTGAAACAAAATACAGGATGGTCTTGTAATGTAAATTTTATAGATGGCATAGAAAAGATATTAAAATTTATAAATTTTAATATTGAATACAAATAA